In Thermanaerothrix sp., a single genomic region encodes these proteins:
- a CDS encoding response regulator, which yields MGPDQRATIMVVDDTPSNLKVMDQILSPLGHRVFLFPRGDLFLDAAKKTPPDLVLMDINMPGMDGIETCRALRELPGLEDVPVMFVSAVNTDEEKVNAFHAGGVDYITKPFSVKELTVRVNTHLSILRLRRELEDHNRRLEERIRQEVRRSEDAQLAMIRALAKLAEVRDDHTGMHLERVRELCRVLLQEVLNAGAFDGMLDEQFVRYFPEASVLHDIGKVGLPDSVLLKPGRLTPEEFDQVKRHVEIGAVTLEEVARSFPDNPFVEMGILITRYHHERWDGNGYLKGLKGEEIPLPGRLMAVVDVYDALRSQRPYKPPLSHHEAVRIMAEESEGQFDPKVLSCFLRGASKFDQIYQRFRDETGQPGAP from the coding sequence GTGGGGCCTGACCAGCGGGCCACCATAATGGTGGTGGACGACACGCCGTCGAACCTGAAGGTCATGGACCAGATCCTAAGCCCCTTGGGGCACAGGGTCTTCCTGTTCCCCCGGGGGGATCTGTTCCTTGATGCGGCTAAGAAAACCCCCCCGGACCTGGTGCTGATGGACATAAACATGCCCGGCATGGACGGCATAGAGACCTGCCGGGCCCTGCGGGAGCTGCCGGGGCTGGAGGACGTGCCGGTGATGTTCGTGTCCGCGGTGAACACCGACGAGGAAAAGGTGAACGCCTTTCACGCCGGTGGGGTGGACTACATCACCAAGCCCTTCAGCGTGAAGGAGCTAACGGTGCGGGTGAACACGCACCTTTCGATCCTGCGGCTTAGGCGCGAGCTGGAGGATCACAACCGAAGGCTTGAGGAGCGGATAAGGCAGGAGGTCCGGCGCTCCGAGGACGCCCAGCTTGCCATGATAAGGGCCTTGGCCAAGCTGGCGGAGGTGCGGGACGACCACACGGGGATGCACCTGGAGCGGGTTCGGGAGCTCTGCAGGGTTTTGCTCCAGGAGGTCCTCAACGCCGGGGCCTTCGACGGGATGCTGGACGAGCAGTTCGTACGGTACTTCCCGGAGGCCAGCGTGCTGCATGACATCGGCAAGGTGGGGCTTCCGGACAGCGTGCTTTTGAAGCCCGGCCGTCTCACCCCTGAGGAGTTCGATCAGGTAAAGCGGCACGTGGAGATAGGGGCTGTCACCCTGGAGGAGGTGGCAAGGAGCTTCCCGGACAACCCCTTTGTGGAGATGGGGATCCTCATAACCCGCTACCACCACGAGCGGTGGGACGGCAACGGTTACCTCAAGGGGCTTAAGGGGGAGGAGATACCCCTTCCGGGCAGGCTCATGGCGGTGGTGGACGTTTACGACGCCCTGAGGTCCCAGCGGCCCTACAAGCCCCCCTTGAGCCACCACGAAGCGGTGAGGATAATGGCCGAGGAGTCGGAAGGGCAGTTCGACCCTAAGGTGCTGTCCTGCTTTCTTCGCGGGGCCTCTAAGTTCGATCAGATCTATCAAAGGTTTAGGGACGAAACAGGGCAACCGGGGGCGCCATAG
- a CDS encoding Hsp20/alpha crystallin family protein, giving the protein MWGITPYGFNRRVKRLVDPEGFFDDVDRLFDGFFGSVSGMRGVEMYEEDGKLHLSVEAPGVDPSKVEIRVFKDRVALSSQDDVEERKEEGKTYYCRRASRRLNYEIALPFQVDPDKASASFENGMVKLVLPKEGAVEGRVLRLESGN; this is encoded by the coding sequence ATGTGGGGAATAACGCCTTACGGTTTCAACAGGAGAGTCAAGAGGTTGGTGGATCCCGAGGGGTTCTTCGACGACGTGGATCGGCTCTTCGACGGGTTCTTTGGAAGCGTCTCCGGCATGAGGGGGGTTGAGATGTACGAGGAGGACGGCAAGCTCCACCTCTCCGTGGAGGCCCCCGGCGTGGACCCCTCCAAGGTGGAGATAAGGGTCTTCAAGGACCGGGTAGCCCTGAGCTCCCAGGATGACGTGGAGGAGCGAAAGGAGGAGGGGAAGACCTACTACTGCAGGAGGGCCTCAAGGCGGCTTAACTACGAGATAGCCCTCCCCTTCCAGGTGGACCCCGACAAGGCCTCCGCTTCCTTTGAGAACGGCATGGTTAAGCTGGTGCTGCCCAAGGAGGGCGCCGTGGAGGGCCGGGTCCTAAGGCTGGAGTCGGGCAACTAG
- a CDS encoding cation diffusion facilitator family transporter, with product MFDNLRGTKEERVSWVGLWLNGFLVVAKYGAGFLGNSAAMVADATHSMSDLITDLLAVVGFRLSAKPSDRCHAYGHGRAETLLEGLCGISLMAAGLFILKGGLGGIWEAVNGRFPSPPKGFAAAAALLSVVSKEWLYRYTMDWAKELKSFALRAKALDHRSDALSSVGTLAGIGGAWLMGGRFSVLDPLAATAVSFFIIRAAIPIMGRSLGELMEGSLPEEDLRRISKAIAATEGVMGHHHVRTRRVGPTSAVEAHVLVDPDMPLWAAHAIATEAERAIKRELGERTMVTIHVEPWAFDSEVDED from the coding sequence ATGTTTGACAACCTTCGAGGCACCAAGGAGGAGCGGGTAAGCTGGGTGGGCCTTTGGCTCAACGGGTTTCTTGTGGTGGCGAAATACGGGGCGGGGTTTTTGGGCAACAGCGCCGCCATGGTGGCGGACGCCACCCATTCCATGTCGGACCTCATCACCGACCTTTTGGCGGTGGTTGGGTTCCGCCTTTCCGCCAAGCCCAGCGACCGGTGCCACGCCTACGGTCACGGCAGGGCGGAGACGCTGCTGGAGGGGCTTTGCGGCATAAGCCTCATGGCGGCGGGGCTCTTCATCCTCAAAGGGGGCCTTGGGGGCATATGGGAGGCCGTAAACGGCCGCTTCCCGTCCCCGCCCAAGGGGTTCGCGGCGGCGGCGGCGCTGCTTTCGGTGGTCTCAAAGGAGTGGCTGTACCGGTACACCATGGACTGGGCGAAGGAGCTCAAGAGCTTCGCCCTGCGGGCCAAGGCGCTGGATCACCGGTCCGACGCCTTGTCTTCCGTTGGGACCCTGGCGGGGATAGGGGGGGCGTGGCTTATGGGGGGGCGCTTTTCGGTGCTGGACCCCCTGGCCGCCACGGCGGTGAGCTTCTTCATAATAAGGGCGGCGATACCCATAATGGGACGGAGCCTTGGGGAGCTCATGGAGGGGTCCCTGCCGGAGGAGGACCTTCGGCGCATATCAAAGGCCATCGCCGCCACCGAGGGGGTCATGGGGCACCACCACGTGAGGACCCGCCGGGTGGGACCCACCTCCGCGGTGGAGGCCCACGTGCTGGTGGACCCGGACATGCCCCTTTGGGCCGCCCACGCCATAGCCACCGAGGCGGAACGGGCCATAAAGCGGGAGCTGGGGGAGAGGACCATGGTCACCATCCACGTGGAACCCTGGGCCTTCGACTCAGAAGTTGACGAGGATTGA
- a CDS encoding HAD family phosphatase has translation MKEATISSKPTGCPVKGVIFDYGGVLAEEGYVNTISALAANLGKDPEVTLRAAEAAVFESRYIVGKGAEEEFWRRFRELTGITLDDGTLREMILKGFVLRPYMVEVVKKVRSKGIRTFILSDQTDWLEELDRRDRFFQLFDGVYNSYRTGYTKRQREAFENLLRNEDLEPQEALFVDDREENVKLASSLGISSIRYVTKDQFLIDFLEFWM, from the coding sequence TTGAAAGAGGCAACGATAAGTTCTAAGCCGACGGGGTGCCCCGTTAAGGGGGTAATCTTCGACTACGGCGGCGTGCTGGCGGAGGAGGGGTACGTGAATACCATCTCCGCCCTGGCGGCGAACCTGGGCAAGGACCCGGAGGTCACATTGAGGGCCGCAGAGGCGGCGGTGTTCGAGAGCCGCTACATCGTGGGCAAGGGCGCCGAGGAGGAGTTCTGGAGGCGCTTCCGGGAGCTTACGGGCATAACATTGGACGACGGGACCCTTCGGGAGATGATCCTCAAGGGGTTCGTCCTAAGGCCTTACATGGTGGAGGTGGTGAAGAAGGTAAGGTCCAAGGGCATAAGGACCTTCATCCTGAGCGATCAGACCGACTGGTTGGAGGAGCTGGACCGGCGGGACCGGTTCTTCCAGCTCTTCGACGGGGTGTACAACAGCTACCGGACCGGTTACACCAAGCGACAGCGGGAGGCCTTCGAGAACCTCCTTCGAAACGAGGACCTTGAACCTCAAGAGGCTCTCTTCGTGGACGACCGGGAGGAGAACGTGAAGCTGGCGTCGTCCCTTGGGATCTCCTCCATAAGGTACGTGACCAAGGATCAGTTCCTGATAGACTTCCTGGAGTTTTGGATGTAG
- the pfp gene encoding diphosphate--fructose-6-phosphate 1-phosphotransferase translates to MEQKHNRLAILCGGGPAPGINGVISSAAIEAVNHRWEVIGLLDGFKHISKGRLEHVPLTIETVSRIHNEGGSVIRTSRHNPTADPKDMERAVDTLAEAGVTHLITIGGDDTAFSALRISQEALSRRGYLLKVAHVPKTIDNDLPLPEGVPTFGFETARSLGAMLVSNIMEDARTTGRWFLCVTMGRSSGHLALGIGKAAAATITIIPEEFGGRVSLDALSDLIVGSIVKRLAMGRAYGVAVVAEGLMSKIPPEELEELKTADRDEHGHVRYGEVNFSDILRDRVKAALRELGIKITLNDKEIGYEVRCAPPNGFDVEYTRNLGYGAFEYLRQGGTGAMVTIQNNRLVPIPLEDIMDPATGRTRIRLVNVNSIQYQIARRYMIRLEKEDFEDPERLKALCQAANMEKEAFVRRFGPLVEG, encoded by the coding sequence ATGGAGCAGAAGCACAACCGGCTGGCCATACTTTGCGGAGGGGGGCCCGCGCCGGGCATAAACGGGGTCATAAGCTCCGCCGCCATAGAGGCGGTGAACCACCGGTGGGAGGTGATAGGGCTTCTCGACGGCTTCAAGCACATATCCAAGGGAAGGCTGGAGCACGTGCCCCTCACCATAGAGACGGTGAGCAGGATCCACAACGAGGGGGGAAGCGTGATCCGCACCTCCCGGCACAACCCAACTGCGGACCCCAAGGACATGGAACGGGCGGTGGACACCCTGGCGGAGGCGGGGGTAACCCACCTCATAACCATAGGGGGGGATGACACAGCCTTCTCGGCCCTTAGGATCTCCCAGGAGGCGTTGAGCCGGAGGGGGTATCTCCTGAAGGTGGCCCACGTGCCCAAGACCATCGACAACGACCTTCCACTGCCGGAGGGGGTGCCCACCTTCGGCTTCGAGACCGCCAGGTCCCTGGGGGCCATGCTGGTGTCCAACATAATGGAGGACGCCAGGACCACCGGAAGGTGGTTCCTGTGCGTAACCATGGGACGATCCTCGGGGCACCTGGCCCTTGGCATAGGGAAGGCGGCGGCGGCCACCATAACCATAATACCCGAGGAGTTCGGCGGGAGGGTGAGCCTCGATGCGCTTTCGGACCTCATCGTGGGGTCCATAGTAAAACGCCTTGCCATGGGCAGGGCCTACGGGGTGGCGGTGGTGGCGGAGGGCCTCATGAGTAAGATCCCGCCGGAGGAGCTGGAGGAGCTCAAGACCGCCGACCGGGACGAGCACGGACACGTGAGGTACGGGGAGGTGAACTTCTCGGACATCCTGCGGGACAGGGTAAAGGCCGCCTTGAGGGAGCTTGGGATAAAGATAACCTTGAACGACAAGGAGATAGGCTACGAGGTGCGGTGCGCTCCCCCCAACGGGTTCGACGTGGAGTACACCAGAAACCTGGGCTACGGGGCCTTCGAGTACCTGCGGCAGGGGGGCACCGGCGCCATGGTGACGATCCAGAACAACCGGCTGGTGCCGATACCCCTGGAGGACATAATGGACCCCGCCACCGGCAGGACCCGGATAAGGCTGGTGAACGTCAACTCCATCCAGTACCAGATAGCCCGGCGCTACATGATCCGCCTGGAGAAGGAGGACTTCGAGGACCCAGAGCGGCTTAAGGCCCTATGCCAGGCGGCCAACATGGAGAAGGAGGCCTTCGTAAGGCGCTTTGGCCCCCTGGTGGAGGGGTAA
- a CDS encoding response regulator — translation MYAISRVRPRVYVVDDSIMNLQILEEVLRIQGYEVRTFPNPLEALSEADQEPPDLFILDVVLPEMDGFELCRRLKQREILREIPVMFVSSLDDPQHISKAFLEGGVDYVPKPFRPEEIAARARTHIRLREAQRELLEQNRELEGILQRKDQEVMRAQLATIEALSELAESRDETTGGHIIRTSHYCALLGRGLMELGLYRDQVDHDFIELLKKAAPLHDIGKVGIPDSILLKRAPLTPEEYDAMKNHTIMGEQALLKVLKKYPGHPLLQMGIQIARSHHEKWDGTGYPDGLKGEEIPLAARIMAVADVYDALRCYRPYKTPLSHEESLFIIEEGSGDHFDPSVVEAFMAMETAFKTTSEKLVFPEEMEVPGP, via the coding sequence GTGTACGCCATATCAAGGGTAAGGCCCAGGGTCTACGTGGTGGACGACTCCATAATGAACCTGCAGATCCTCGAAGAGGTGCTGCGGATACAGGGTTACGAGGTGCGGACCTTTCCCAATCCGCTGGAGGCCTTGAGCGAGGCGGACCAGGAGCCGCCGGACCTATTCATACTGGACGTGGTGCTGCCGGAGATGGACGGTTTTGAGCTGTGCCGCCGGCTCAAGCAGCGGGAGATCCTCCGGGAGATCCCGGTGATGTTCGTGAGCTCCCTGGACGACCCCCAGCACATATCGAAGGCCTTTTTGGAGGGCGGCGTGGACTACGTGCCCAAGCCCTTCCGGCCCGAGGAGATAGCCGCCCGGGCCAGGACCCACATAAGGTTGCGGGAGGCCCAGCGGGAGCTGTTGGAGCAGAACCGGGAGCTGGAGGGGATACTGCAGCGCAAGGACCAGGAGGTCATGAGGGCCCAGCTCGCCACCATAGAGGCCCTGTCGGAGCTTGCGGAGTCCCGGGACGAGACCACCGGGGGGCACATAATAAGGACCAGCCACTACTGCGCCCTCCTGGGCAGGGGGCTCATGGAGCTTGGGCTGTACCGGGACCAGGTGGACCATGATTTCATAGAGCTGCTCAAGAAGGCGGCCCCCCTCCACGACATAGGCAAGGTGGGCATCCCGGACAGCATACTGCTTAAGAGGGCCCCGTTGACCCCCGAGGAATACGACGCCATGAAGAACCACACCATCATGGGGGAGCAGGCGCTGCTCAAGGTGCTCAAGAAGTACCCGGGGCATCCGCTGCTGCAGATGGGGATCCAGATAGCCAGGTCCCACCACGAGAAGTGGGACGGCACCGGCTACCCCGACGGGCTCAAGGGGGAGGAGATACCCCTGGCGGCCAGGATAATGGCGGTGGCGGACGTCTACGACGCCCTAAGGTGCTACAGGCCCTACAAGACCCCCTTAAGCCACGAGGAGAGCCTTTTCATAATAGAGGAGGGCTCCGGGGACCACTTCGACCCCTCGGTGGTGGAGGCCTTCATGGCCATGGAGACGGCCTTCAAGACCACATCGGAGAAACTGGTGTTCCCCGAGGAGATGGAGGTGCCGGGCCCCTAA
- a CDS encoding macro domain-containing protein, whose translation MPKKEVFLGSGDGKTRVLFLEGDICSFRGDAIVNAANDHLWMGSGVAGAIRRAAGDEVDREARSKGPIPVGSAAVTSPGALPLRGIVHAAVMGQDLTTRGDLIAQATEASLRACLENSFRSVAFPALGTGVGGFPLEACGALMARVVRRFILENPGALELLAFFLWGEEAFEEFTRGALRELAPEG comes from the coding sequence TTGCCTAAGAAAGAGGTTTTCCTGGGTTCCGGTGATGGCAAGACCCGGGTGCTATTCCTTGAGGGGGACATCTGCTCCTTCCGGGGGGACGCCATAGTGAACGCCGCCAACGACCACCTGTGGATGGGAAGCGGCGTGGCGGGGGCCATAAGGCGGGCCGCGGGGGATGAGGTTGACAGGGAGGCCCGTTCCAAGGGGCCCATACCGGTGGGATCTGCGGCGGTCACCTCGCCGGGTGCCCTGCCCCTTAGGGGCATAGTGCACGCCGCGGTGATGGGGCAGGACCTCACAACCCGAGGGGATCTCATAGCCCAAGCCACCGAGGCCTCCCTCAGGGCGTGCCTTGAGAACTCCTTCCGCTCCGTGGCGTTTCCCGCCCTCGGCACCGGCGTGGGGGGCTTCCCCCTTGAGGCCTGCGGCGCCCTCATGGCCAGGGTGGTCCGGCGTTTCATCCTGGAGAACCCCGGGGCCCTGGAACTTTTGGCCTTCTTCCTGTGGGGAGAGGAGGCCTTCGAGGAGTTCACAAGGGGAGCCCTCCGGGAGCTTGCCCCGGAGGGCTGA